In a genomic window of Holophagaceae bacterium:
- a CDS encoding peptidyl-prolyl cis-trans isomerase, with the protein MRATLLALLFALPLLATGQPEKPRVKFTTNLGSFTLELESKAAPKTVANFLSYVRKGYYKGTTFHRVISTFMIQGGGFTADLKKKAGDQPIMNEAKAAMAAGLRNTRGTIAMARTNEPHSASSQFFINVKDNSQSLDPRAESWGYCVFGNVVEGMDTVDKIKAVPTHNVQMNDVPVTPVLITDAQELTEAPAKKAPAKAGSKKK; encoded by the coding sequence ATGCGCGCCACATTGCTCGCCCTCCTCTTCGCCCTGCCCCTTCTCGCCACCGGCCAGCCTGAGAAGCCGCGCGTCAAGTTCACGACGAATCTCGGCTCCTTCACGCTGGAATTGGAATCCAAAGCCGCCCCCAAGACCGTCGCCAACTTCCTGAGCTATGTCCGCAAGGGCTATTACAAAGGCACGACCTTCCATAGGGTCATTTCCACCTTCATGATCCAGGGCGGCGGGTTCACCGCGGATTTGAAAAAGAAGGCCGGGGACCAGCCGATCATGAACGAAGCCAAGGCCGCCATGGCAGCCGGGCTCCGCAACACCCGCGGCACCATCGCCATGGCGCGCACCAACGAGCCCCATAGCGCCTCCAGCCAGTTCTTCATCAACGTGAAAGACAATTCCCAGAGCCTCGATCCCCGGGCTGAAAGCTGGGGCTATTGTGTTTTCGGCAACGTCGTCGAGGGCATGGACACCGTCGACAAGATCAAGGCGGTTCCAACCCACAATGTCCAGATGAACGATGTGCCGGTCACGCCAGTGCTCATCACTGACGCCCAGGAGTTGACCGAAGCTCCCGCGAAAAAAGCGCCGGCCAAGGCAGGCTCGAAAAAGAAGTGA